gcacacaatgatatatgaagcatattaataaagggcattgtgtgtgaagaattccaagaaaatcactttatttattaattctttttttgggtggttccggggaaaaaatgggggtgcattatacaaatttgtaaatagcaccagtacatgggtaatcgctgaaagtctttttactctagcataaacggttaaGATGGTATAAAAatgggttttttaaaatgtaacaccctgtaattaaaaatagggaaattacccttaagtgaaacctataccgaaaaatcagtcacttatttgtacATAATTGCCGCAgcatttcttcttaatttccgttacagttagggaaaaatatatattttttaaaaacatcttttttaaaaacttgtcaactttggggcgccacccccgctaaacagtggatgatagacatatgctgtcgggaataaatcgtagaaaatatagtcctcttcatatttctataaaaaataatttttgtaaaaggtaaaggaagggctacgttccgcaaaaaccacaaattaccccctttaaaggggtgaaaagggggggttccggggcgaaattttttcagaaaaagttagtcttataataagcaccccttgatataacagaaaaaaaataaaaccggacttgtgtccattttgcaaggttcaacctctgtttcctacactattttattatttttatatattttttataatttgaccagtcgcgttaaattaattaattaattaatcattaactttaaaatcttaaatggaaacctccagtttttcttgcagattttaattcgttacgtgaaagtaagcaacttttattcaagacattttttcgaactgtgaaCGATTGATGTGAATTTTTGtgaacgatttatcctgataccataggtaaattatagaaacggtctaatatctcacgaaatacactttcaaataagaaactaaaaaacatatttttaatctttttcgaaaacctttcgaataacaccaaacgtgaccctccgACCCACCCcctgggggtaactttaaaatcttaaatagcaacccccactttttattacagattcggatacgtcacgaaaaattaagcaacatatattcgaaatattttttagaattgttaatagatggcgctttaattggaaaaatacgatttattagcgccatctatcagaaattttaaaaaatgtttcgaataaatgttccttaattttttatggcgaatccgaatctgcaataaaaagtgggggttgctatttaagattttaaggttaccccccaccccacctccagggggtgggttggagggtcatatttggtgttattcgataggttttgaaagtagattaaaaatctgttttttggtttctcatttggaagtgtatttcgtgagatataaGACCGTTTCCATaaattacctatggtatcaggatacattgtttttcccaattatagcgccatctatccacagttcgaaaaaatgtcttgaataaaagttacctgcttttacgtaacgaatccaaatttgcaagaaaaactgggggtttccatttgagattttgaagttaccccccaccccacctccagggggtgtagtgggattggtgtttggtgtcattggatagatttttgaaaatgattgaacacgtatttttcagttttttgatccgatgtttagttcgcgaaatattcgacggttccgctacttttgggacaccctatattatAATGTACATAATTTCATCACATTTCTTTCTATGTACTAATATACGTATCCAAATTGGGATTCTGTGTCATATTCTTCTTTGGATCGTGGATCCCTCACCAACCACGGTTTCACCAACCACACCTTTCTCTTCAGAACGTAACCCCCGCGGTTGAAGCGGGATTACTGTATCTCATAATATATTACATCTCATATCCACTATAGTAATAAGTGAGCCTACAAACACTGaaccataatatatattattcgctctgagcgttaacaaagtgtcaaagcaaaatcgaccgacctgctcatggtggcggttttttgaaagtTTGTAAGGACACTTCGTGTATGTTTAAatgcaacattaaaaaaagtgccgtgtcacgctagggatattatgtattaatataaacagaaaataaaaacgtacttaatctgatataaattcttcactttccaatattgattatcagtttgattatGTATACCTAAcatcactatcgcagtttatatcaataaatctttattaacgaaaaagaaaatatttttgttgcactataaattaataactaatgaattctaaaaattgtattcggttattatcactacaaaataaaatattcaagtttaacaaaataatcccataagactcaatgttaaaacgtccttacaaaatctgacagcgtatcacgtgactgtaAATAGAGTGGAGACGCACAGTGCGAATCGTCCCGCTCCACTCATTACTGTAGTGAGCTATATGAgatgtatacagtgtgtcgcatttaagatcaAGACACCCCTATAAATGGGCAGGGGGCCGTGGCCCACCTAGCTTATCGGGTGAcataaactatatatggttatccaatgtatacaaaatgtaatgtgcatcATGTTCACGTCTGtcccccccccctaaaaatttttatatgggtgtCCGAACCCCTATATTTCGGCCATTAAaaaaatacagatttgaaattttgcagtcatacaggttgatggttcacattTTTAAAGACACTCAAAAATGAAACAATGTAGttgcttttatattttttattacaaatgAAATACGTAAATGAAAATATAATAATCCCTCATTTTTTTAGGGTGTGTATCCAAGGGCTTTGAGTATTGCTTTATTATTATGCATGGAGATTATTATATCTCCTTTTTGTTTCATAAAACTGTTGTAAAAAAAACTGTTGTGAAAATGTGCTTCTCTCTATTTACTAATTCGTTAAAAGAGGAGAGAATAGACATTGTTAGTGTTTCatcaattttatcaaaacatTTAAGTCGGCAAATACATCGTGTTCCCACTGTTCTTTTCGGTACAACCTTTTTAACTTAATTAAGATGCTTCTTTCCACAGGCTCTTAACTATTTCCTTACATTTCTTTTGCCGCCCATTTTCGTTTCTTGTTTCTGCGAAATCGCttcttttgttttaattttacttctattcgGTGCATAACTTGTACTAGGTTGATCCAAATCATTCGGAACATATTTACTGCCCGAATATTGAAGAGGATGGCTCTCGATTTCCGACTCCGACGATATTATAAAACGtattgtcatcatcatcatcagtagctcgacaaccctttttgggtcctggcttgttctaggattttccgccattctgttctgttccttgatttgttcttccagtgggtaatcttaagtgttttcagatcttgttccatgtatctaagtttgggtcttccctttgaccttctccatactggtgtttgcttcattatgtgttttggtgtttcggtctccaacattcgttcaacatggcccatccagcgcagacgtccgatctttatggatggtatgacgtcgggttcgttgtatgctgcgtatagttcaaaattatatcttttgcgccatacgtcattttctttcacaaccttaatatatgtgtctaaggatttttcgttcaaacgtacctaataagttctaaTCACTTTTcgtcagtgtccatgtctctgatccatatataaggaccggttttatcagggttttgtatattttgcatttggtttttgtcgtgatgttgttagatcttagatgtttaatgagtccattatatgttttattagaaatatgtattcttctcttaacttcttcgctgacattgttatctgcggtaactagtgaacctagatatgtaaaattttttacgctttcgatgttatagtctcctattgtcagaatCTGTTAgttttctttggcctgtcgatctgctggccttcatgtatttggtttttatttcattaatatttaggccactgttttgtgccgctctttctatagcattaaatgcttctatcatttctcttttgcttctagctatgatatcaacatcatctgcaaatgccaatatttgtacactttttgttattattgttcctctggtgttgacttttgactctctaattattttctctaatgttgaatagaatacaggatagggcatctccctgtcgtaggcccgttctaacatggattgtatctgttagtgcgttttgaattcgaaccCTGCTTTGTATTTTAAGCgtttcttttactatatcaatgagatgagttggaatattaaactctttcagggcgttgatcagaaattctcgatggatactatcataggtactctcaaagtcaatgaagagatgatgtgtttctatattaaattcactagtcttttccaagatttgtctcaaaacgaagatctgatctattgtggacttctgcctgcagaaaccacattgatatcccccaactatttgttccgcatatggtatcaatcgctcatacacaatatttgacagtattttatatgccacagTCAGTAGAGTTATTGCCCGGTAGTTGTTACATTGAAgctgatctccctttttatgtagtggaatGATTACTCCGGTATTCCAGTCTTGTGGCAGTTGTTTATTATTCCGTATGTTCACTATAAGTTCGTGTATCGCATTCAATAGGAAGTCTCcgccttcttttattaattctgcgcTAATGTTGTCCAATCCAGGTGAATTGTTGTTTTTCAGTCTGGTAACTGCTTCTTGCATTTCAGCTACTGAAGGGGGGGGGGGTTGTTTCTCTGGTATCCGTTTGATCCAGTATAATTTCATCGTATAGTGGATCTCCGTTTTGTTCACACTTCTTCTCTTTGAAGATAAAACGTATTGTACTAAACACGAAATTCACGTGTTCTTAATCtcaaaattgaaaacaaaacaCCTAAACACCAATAACACTCTACCACCGGACCAGTGAGCGTTATCCCCACTCCAACATCTTCAATTACAAGCGATCATAACTCCTGGACTTGCCTGATTCTTGCACCGTAATGGTTGATCAGATAAGCCCTTTGTTATGCTAACTTAATGAAGATTCGTTGGATTTGCCAGATTCTTGTACCAAAATATGCGCAACTTCAAATTTTATATGCTGAATGCAATAACTCAATTTCAGTTAAAAATGGAGTTGCCTGGTTCTTGCATCAAGGTCTTCAATTTTAGCACTTGCTTCAGTGTGCGCAGTTCATATGTTTTTTCAAAGTACTTGTTTGagcaaactgcttaaaacaaacgtcacacttgtaaggtttttctcctgtATGTGTTCTCAAATGTGATTTCAAAGTAGATCGTTCGGTAAAcctcttcaaacaaatttcacactggtgtggtttttctccagtgtgtactctcaaatgagTTTTTAAATTACCTTCAAGaataaattgcttagaacaaatttcacacttgtgaggtttttctccaatGTGCACTCTCACGTGCCTATTCAAGATACTTATTGCTCTGAACTTCTTaaagcaaatttcacacttataaggtttttcccctGTGTGAACCCTCATGTGATAATAGAAATGACCTTTctgagtaaactgcttaaaacaaatttcacacttgtacggtttttctcctgGATGTGTTCTCAAATGACTTCTTAAATCGCATAGACTAGCAAAGCCGTTCACACAAGTTTCACACTTTAAAGGAACTTCTTCAGTGTGTAATTCCATATGTGTTTTCAAGTTACTTGCTCGATTAAACTGTTcgaaacaaatttcgcacttgtaagtgAGTAAGGTGTAATTACATGTACTTGAATGTTGTTTCAATATGTGTGCCTTGTCAAACTGCTTATAACAAATTgtacacttgtaaggtttttctctaGTGTGCATTATCATATGTCTTCTTAAACTACATGCTGCAGTAAACTGggtaaaacaaatttcgcacttgtaaggtttttctttAGTATGCGATTTCAAATGTGTTTTCATACCACTTAGTTgggaaaactgtttaaaacaaatttcacacttataaggcttttccccagtgtgcactgtcaaatgtgttttcaaattatttgcctgtgtaaattgtttaaaacaaatttcacatttataaggccTTTCTCCACTGTGTGTcttcaaatgtttttttaaatagggtTTTTGggaaaactgttttaaacaaatatcACATATGTAGGATCCTTGGCCAGTCTGAAGtttcatatttatattatttaatgtcGTTTCTCCAGTGTTTCCACTGCTACATGTTTCTTTAGAAGATGAAGGTTCAGTTGTTTTCATGATTTTCATTGTGTTCTTCTCCTGGAAGCAACCTAAAATACAAACCAACCATAAAAACTCTTTACAAGGCAAAATTACCAACAAAACTATAGAACAGGAACAAAAATGACTACACTAATAactaaaggcaagcgtccacagacacgcatcgtacgcaacggattttagtttgccttgaaCAAAAACTTGTAactgcgtccactgatccgcatcgaaCGGATCGCATCATCGAGAGGCAACTTTTACGATGCGTACCGATGAATCATACCGAATGCCGATCAGTGGACgcacatttttaattatttttaatgtacaGGGTTGCGAAAAATCTGGTAACACGGtcatttctcggaaaccgctagaacgatttttatggattttggtggGTGAGGGTATtttaatacggccgatattatagtggtaattacattgttgtcaaattttctatttttctcgaaatctaatgaactttcttatttcaaatagaacaccctgtatatttttttcgttttggAATTCTTAagggatactgattatttttcataggatgttccctatacctaaatgccataatttcggagttattgctacatttattaaaaaaaaaaatttaaacaatctacaaaaacgctggacggaagggccgcccgagaactttatcgtaccgatctattatcgttatggtactagatactggcattctataaaaataacaaagttactcgttattttgatattttagaaacacctactgtacttaaaagtattttatggttctacgcatcattaattcctgcatttgagaaaatgttcgatgccatatttcggggacacactatagacgtgtagattattgcataaatcaatagaatattatagtcatactttcatttcaaattagttaatttttctgagaaattaatagtttacaatatttgcatttcattctatttcgattacgccagtcaatgcgcgagattaagaacaagacattatctccaaattctatcctactgcatggattttaatgaaattttgggagtagcctaatctcctaattcaaagtctatcccagtggttttcaatgtttttgagccatgtaccaccaaaattcttataattatttttggtaccacctaactaaaGATCTATGGAGGTAGATAATATCTAATTAACTACAAATATGCTGAATTTTGGCAGtggttttgcgttttgtgtaccaccgcaactaatgaaatgtaccaccagtggtacatgtaccacagattgagaacccctggtgtatcctatatactatggcgattttatcatgggggaagttcccaccacttctcaggggtgaaatattttttattttcgaattacattgagaaaaaggaagatttttaagaaaatttaaaaattctataatttgatcacattttttacaaaaaccattcattttaaacccg
The window above is part of the Diabrotica virgifera virgifera chromosome 2, PGI_DIABVI_V3a genome. Proteins encoded here:
- the LOC114333974 gene encoding zinc finger protein 235-like isoform X6 produces the protein MECKVEEYDQNDIEFSTSVDLDDLKNEPEEDYPVSLLAMECKVEIKKEVKEDYQNDLELSTSVDMDDLKNEPGEDYPGCFQEKNTMKIMKTTEPSSSKETCSSGNTGETTLNNINMKLQTGQGSYICDICLKQFSQKPYLKKHLKTHSGERPYKCEICFKQFTQANNLKTHLTVHTGEKPYKCEICFKQFSQLSGMKTHLKSHTKEKPYKCEICFTQFTAACSLRRHMIMHTREKPYKCTICYKQFDKAHILKQHSSTCNYTLLTYKCEICFEQFNRASNLKTHMELHTEEVPLKCETCVNGFASLCDLRSHLRTHPGEKPYKCEICFKQFTQKGHFYYHMRVHTGEKPYKCEICFKKFRAISILNRHVRVHIGEKPHKCEICSKQFILEGNLKTHLRVHTGEKPHQCEICLKRFTERSTLKSHLRTHTGEKPYKCDVCFKQFAQTSTLKKHMNCAH
- the LOC114333974 gene encoding zinc finger protein 235-like isoform X7 encodes the protein MECKVEEYDQNDIEFSTSVDLDDLKNEPEEDYPAMECKVEIKKEVKEDYQNDLELSTSVDMDDLKNEPGEDYPGCFQEKNTMKIMKTTEPSSSKETCSSGNTGETTLNNINMKLQTGQGSYICDICLKQFSQKPYLKKHLKTHSGERPYKCEICFKQFTQANNLKTHLTVHTGEKPYKCEICFKQFSQLSGMKTHLKSHTKEKPYKCEICFTQFTAACSLRRHMIMHTREKPYKCTICYKQFDKAHILKQHSSTCNYTLLTYKCEICFEQFNRASNLKTHMELHTEEVPLKCETCVNGFASLCDLRSHLRTHPGEKPYKCEICFKQFTQKGHFYYHMRVHTGEKPYKCEICFKKFRAISILNRHVRVHIGEKPHKCEICSKQFILEGNLKTHLRVHTGEKPHQCEICLKRFTERSTLKSHLRTHTGEKPYKCDVCFKQFAQTSTLKKHMNCAH
- the LOC114333974 gene encoding zinc finger protein 235-like isoform X5; protein product: MKCKVKIKKEVEEYEQNDIELSTSVDLESGFKNEPVEDYPAMECKVEIKKEVKEDYQNDLELSTSVDMDDLKNEPGEDYPGCFQEKNTMKIMKTTEPSSSKETCSSGNTGETTLNNINMKLQTGQGSYICDICLKQFSQKPYLKKHLKTHSGERPYKCEICFKQFTQANNLKTHLTVHTGEKPYKCEICFKQFSQLSGMKTHLKSHTKEKPYKCEICFTQFTAACSLRRHMIMHTREKPYKCTICYKQFDKAHILKQHSSTCNYTLLTYKCEICFEQFNRASNLKTHMELHTEEVPLKCETCVNGFASLCDLRSHLRTHPGEKPYKCEICFKQFTQKGHFYYHMRVHTGEKPYKCEICFKKFRAISILNRHVRVHIGEKPHKCEICSKQFILEGNLKTHLRVHTGEKPHQCEICLKRFTERSTLKSHLRTHTGEKPYKCDVCFKQFAQTSTLKKHMNCAH
- the LOC114333974 gene encoding zinc finger protein 235-like isoform X9, with the protein product MKCKVKIKKEVEEYEQNDIELSTSVDLESGFKNEPVEDYPGCFQEKNTMKIMKTTEPSSSKETCSSGNTGETTLNNINMKLQTGQGSYICDICLKQFSQKPYLKKHLKTHSGERPYKCEICFKQFTQANNLKTHLTVHTGEKPYKCEICFKQFSQLSGMKTHLKSHTKEKPYKCEICFTQFTAACSLRRHMIMHTREKPYKCTICYKQFDKAHILKQHSSTCNYTLLTYKCEICFEQFNRASNLKTHMELHTEEVPLKCETCVNGFASLCDLRSHLRTHPGEKPYKCEICFKQFTQKGHFYYHMRVHTGEKPYKCEICFKKFRAISILNRHVRVHIGEKPHKCEICSKQFILEGNLKTHLRVHTGEKPHQCEICLKRFTERSTLKSHLRTHTGEKPYKCDVCFKQFAQTSTLKKHMNCAH
- the LOC114333974 gene encoding zinc finger protein 235-like isoform X10, translating into MECKVEEYDQNDIEFSTSVDLDDLKNEPEEDYPGCFQEKNTMKIMKTTEPSSSKETCSSGNTGETTLNNINMKLQTGQGSYICDICLKQFSQKPYLKKHLKTHSGERPYKCEICFKQFTQANNLKTHLTVHTGEKPYKCEICFKQFSQLSGMKTHLKSHTKEKPYKCEICFTQFTAACSLRRHMIMHTREKPYKCTICYKQFDKAHILKQHSSTCNYTLLTYKCEICFEQFNRASNLKTHMELHTEEVPLKCETCVNGFASLCDLRSHLRTHPGEKPYKCEICFKQFTQKGHFYYHMRVHTGEKPYKCEICFKKFRAISILNRHVRVHIGEKPHKCEICSKQFILEGNLKTHLRVHTGEKPHQCEICLKRFTERSTLKSHLRTHTGEKPYKCDVCFKQFAQTSTLKKHMNCAH